Proteins from a single region of Amblyomma americanum isolate KBUSLIRL-KWMA chromosome 10, ASM5285725v1, whole genome shotgun sequence:
- the LOC144108234 gene encoding uncharacterized protein LOC144108234, with protein MNAHPEGNSDADQRRLDTTPVHKASRRLRGLQPEFGQLTAPVRAMTSTAASQTSQHSGSAPPFVLHAPRSPPPFHGDRFEDVEDWLASFDRVAGFNEWDGERKLHNVYFVLQDSAQLWFENHEASFTTWEAFRRELLATFTSSERKEKAEIALRLRSQQPNEGVAMFIEDMTRLFNRADSAMPEAQKVRHLMRGVKEQLFAGVVRDPPRTVSDFTKEAMGIERSLQERGAHYGRQATVAASSQSQYTPTSLPAEDLRELVRSLVREELAKLRFEAPQPTSRRHPQDRKS; from the exons atgaacgctcaccccgagggcaactctgacgctgatcagcgacgcttggacacaacacccgtccacaaagcgagccgccgcctgcgaggcctacaacccgagttcggccaactgacagcgccggtaagggccatgacatccaccgcggctagccagacaagtcagcactccgggagtgccccgccatttgtccttcacgcacctcgatcgccgccaccgttccacggggacaggttcgaggacgtcgaagactggttggccagctttgaccgagtggcgggtttcaatgagtgggacggcgagcgcaagctgcacAACGTCTACTTTGTGCTGCAGGACTCGGCCCAAttgtggtttgagaaccacgaagcttcctttaccacctgggaggcttttcgtcgagagctgctagcgacatttaccagcagcgaaagaaaagagaaagcggaaatcgccctgcgcttgagatcacagcagccgaacgagggcgtcgcgatgttcatcgaggacatgacgcgactgttcaaccgggccgactctgctatgcccgaagcccagaaggtacgacacttaatgcgtggcgtaaaagagcagctgtttgccggagtggtccgtgacccgccacgaacagtgtccgacttcaccaaggaggcaatgggtatcgagcgctctttacaggaacggggcgcccactacggacgtcaggctactgtagcagcctcttcccagtcccagtacacgcctacgtcgctgcccgccgaggaccttcgggaacttgtaagaagcctggtgcgcgaggaactggcgaaacttcgctttgaagctccacag CCAACTTCCAGGCGACaccctcaggatcggaagagttaa
- the LOC144107100 gene encoding uncharacterized protein LOC144107100, which yields MKPTFVIALGCVTFVALTRAQDDEETGDLEGAAKRNPDVVGNIIYVMGKLGEMVVPEPNARRTMRDYLRRADKCFRRADGLEIKYMNKFVQGIPKAMDCQRMTFSAKNRKQQQKAVQCYVKKLVQFQKSNKMPMDQVKKLGDMVACLKESFLMV from the exons ATGAAGCCCACATTTGTTATAGCTTTGGGCTGTGTCACGTTTGTTGCCCTCACTCGTGCTCAGGATGACGAAGAAACCGGGGATTTGGAGGGAGCAGCCAAGCGTAACCCGGATGTTG TGGGAAATATTATATACGTCATGGGGAAACTGGGGGAGATGGTTGTGCCAGAGCCCAACGCTAGAAGGACCATGAGGGATTACCTGAGGAGAGCCGACAAATGCTTCAGGAGAGCTGATGGCCTGGAAATCAAGTATATGAATAAG TTCGTCCAAGGCATTCCGAAAGCAATGGACTGTCAACGAATGACCTTCTCTGCGAAAAACCGAAAGCAACAGCAAAAG GCCGTCCAATGCTACGTCAAGAAACTTGTCCAATTCCAG AAAAGCAACAAAATGCCAATGGACCAAGTCAAGAAGCTGGGTGACATGGTT GCCTGCTTGAAAGAAAGCTTCCTGATGGTGTGA